One Pseudonocardia sediminis DNA window includes the following coding sequences:
- a CDS encoding CaiB/BaiF CoA transferase family protein, with product MTDGPLTGLRVIDAASLAAGPLIATWLGEHGAEVIKIEQPDGGDPLRQWGAQRDGVGLMWKSLGRNKKSVTLNLREQAGRDLLRDLTDTADVVVMNLRPSTLTKWGIDHATLSERNPGLVMVHVTGYGEGGPKSDRPGFGTLGEAMSGFAHLTGHPDGSPTLPSFMLADGVAALTATYAVMMALYHRDVRGGPGQLIDINLIEPLARLIEQPVLTYDQLGTVPTRTGNRWDISAPRNTYRTSDGNWLAMSGSAPSIAMRALRAVGHPELTEDPRFAEAQQRLKNATAIDAVMAEWIEAHTLDEAMDVFEEANVAAAPVYDAEQLLADPQLIARGIYPTVADPQLGQMRVQAPVPRFSHTPGGIDHLGPELGEHNEEVYGGLLGLDAERRAALHEQGVI from the coding sequence ATGACCGACGGTCCGCTCACCGGCCTGCGGGTGATCGACGCCGCCTCGCTCGCGGCCGGCCCGCTGATCGCGACCTGGCTCGGCGAGCACGGCGCCGAGGTGATCAAGATCGAGCAGCCCGACGGCGGCGACCCGCTGCGGCAGTGGGGCGCCCAGCGCGACGGCGTCGGCCTGATGTGGAAGAGCCTGGGCCGGAACAAGAAGTCGGTCACGCTGAACCTGCGCGAGCAGGCCGGGCGCGACCTGCTGCGCGACCTCACCGACACCGCCGACGTCGTCGTGATGAACCTCCGCCCGTCGACGCTGACGAAGTGGGGGATCGACCACGCGACGCTGTCCGAGCGCAACCCCGGCCTGGTCATGGTGCACGTGACCGGCTACGGCGAGGGCGGGCCGAAGTCCGACCGGCCCGGGTTCGGCACGCTCGGCGAGGCGATGAGCGGGTTCGCCCACCTCACCGGCCACCCGGACGGGTCGCCGACGCTGCCGTCGTTCATGCTCGCCGACGGCGTCGCGGCGCTGACCGCCACCTACGCGGTGATGATGGCGCTCTACCACCGCGACGTCCGCGGCGGTCCCGGCCAGCTGATCGACATCAACCTGATCGAGCCCCTGGCCCGGCTGATCGAGCAGCCGGTGCTGACCTACGACCAGCTCGGCACCGTCCCGACCCGCACCGGGAACCGCTGGGACATCAGCGCCCCGCGCAACACCTACCGGACGTCCGACGGCAACTGGCTGGCCATGTCCGGCAGCGCGCCGTCGATCGCGATGCGGGCGCTGCGCGCCGTCGGGCACCCGGAGCTCACCGAGGACCCGCGCTTCGCCGAGGCCCAGCAGCGCCTGAAGAACGCGACCGCGATCGACGCCGTCATGGCCGAGTGGATCGAAGCCCACACCCTCGACGAGGCGATGGACGTCTTCGAGGAGGCGAACGTCGCCGCGGCGCCGGTCTACGACGCCGAGCAGCTCCTCGCCGACCCGCAGCTGATCGCCCGCGGCATCTACCCGACGGTCGCCGACCCGCAGCTCGGGCAGATGCGGGTGCAGGCGCCGGTGCCGCGGTTCTCGCACACCCCCGGCGGGATCGACCACCTCGGGCCGGAGCTGGGGGAGCACAACGAGGAGGTCTACGGCGGCCTGCTCGGGCTCGACGCCGAGCGCCGCGCCGCGCTGCACGAGCAGGGAGTGATCTGA
- a CDS encoding HpcH/HpaI aldolase/citrate lyase family protein, producing MAVRARRSELATPASNDWMFDRSAAAGADMVFLDLEDACAPAEREAARGKAAKALNELDWGTTTRAIRMNGVDTRWAYGDVIEVVTAARENLDVIVVPKVRRARDVWWVDVLLTQLEETLGLEKQIALEVLIEEVEGLQYVDEIAHSSPRLEAIIFGAGDFSASQGARVDTNFDPVVDYPGDLWHYARSRIMVAARAAGIEAIDAPFPHYKDPEAYRVACDRAGAMGYAGKWAIHPSQVEIANTAFAPTPDEIAHAQRVVAAYREAEASGRGATGLDGMLVDAAHLRHSETVARKAALLGLDGGAA from the coding sequence ATGGCCGTCCGAGCCCGCCGCTCCGAGCTGGCCACCCCGGCCAGCAACGACTGGATGTTCGACAGGTCCGCCGCCGCCGGCGCCGACATGGTGTTCCTCGACCTGGAGGACGCCTGCGCCCCCGCCGAGCGCGAGGCCGCGCGCGGGAAGGCCGCGAAGGCCCTGAACGAGCTGGACTGGGGCACGACGACCCGCGCGATCCGGATGAACGGCGTCGACACCCGCTGGGCGTACGGCGACGTGATCGAGGTCGTCACCGCCGCGCGGGAGAACCTCGACGTGATCGTCGTGCCGAAGGTGCGCCGGGCACGCGACGTCTGGTGGGTCGACGTGCTGCTCACCCAGCTCGAGGAGACGCTCGGCCTGGAGAAGCAGATCGCCCTCGAGGTGCTGATCGAGGAGGTCGAGGGACTGCAGTACGTCGACGAGATCGCGCACTCCAGCCCCCGTCTGGAGGCGATCATCTTCGGCGCCGGGGACTTCTCGGCCTCGCAGGGCGCACGCGTCGACACGAACTTCGACCCGGTCGTCGACTACCCCGGCGACCTGTGGCACTACGCCCGCTCCCGGATCATGGTCGCCGCCCGCGCGGCCGGGATCGAGGCGATCGACGCGCCGTTCCCCCACTACAAGGACCCCGAGGCCTACCGGGTCGCCTGTGACCGGGCCGGGGCGATGGGCTACGCCGGGAAGTGGGCGATCCACCCCAGCCAGGTCGAGATCGCGAACACCGCGTTCGCCCCCACCCCGGACGAGATCGCGCACGCGCAGCGGGTGGTCGCGGCCTACCGGGAGGCCGAGGCGTCCGGGCGCGGCGCGACCGGGCTGGACGGCATGTTGGTCGACGCCGCACACCTGCGGCACTCGGAGACCGTGGCGCGCAAGGCGGCGCTGCTGGGACTGGACGGAGGCGCCGCATGA
- a CDS encoding LLM class flavin-dependent oxidoreductase, which produces MSERQMTLVGFMQAGNVTVYSGSWRYPSADLGFLTMDYYTHIAKTLEQGKFDCVFFDDRLAMPGVYGDSIDDTVRYGARPVKLDLTAVLGGIIGATSRIGVGATYSTTYYDPFHVARTFATLDHLSGGRAAWNVVTSVNDSEAQNFGVESHLGHDERYDRAHEFLQAVAALWDSWEDGALIMDKESGEFADPSKVHRVDHDGKWFTVRGPLTVPRSPQGRPAILQAGSSGRGRDFAAQWADMIFTADPGLETARSHYREQKEQIAASGRDPEQVKMLPMAYVVVGETEAIAKEKERLFLDAYVHPLASLALLSEVLNYDFAQHDLHDPVTTEMMESSSGIRGLAQGVAKHLDREVTVRDLAAHRATLLQGPRFVGTGEQVADQMQEWFESGGCDGFVLAATHLPGAFEEVVRMVVPVLQERGLFRTEYAGPTLRDQLGVPRP; this is translated from the coding sequence ATGAGCGAGCGGCAGATGACCCTGGTCGGCTTCATGCAGGCCGGGAACGTGACCGTCTACTCGGGATCGTGGCGCTACCCGTCGGCGGACCTCGGGTTCCTGACGATGGACTACTACACCCACATCGCGAAGACGCTGGAGCAGGGCAAGTTCGACTGCGTGTTCTTCGACGACCGGCTCGCGATGCCGGGCGTCTACGGCGACTCGATCGACGACACCGTCCGCTACGGCGCCCGTCCAGTGAAGCTCGACCTGACCGCGGTGCTCGGCGGCATCATCGGCGCGACCAGCCGGATCGGGGTCGGCGCGACCTACTCCACCACCTACTACGACCCGTTCCACGTCGCGCGCACGTTCGCCACGCTCGACCACCTCTCCGGCGGGCGGGCGGCGTGGAACGTCGTGACCTCGGTGAACGACTCGGAGGCGCAGAACTTCGGCGTCGAGTCCCACCTCGGCCACGACGAGCGCTACGACCGCGCGCACGAGTTCCTGCAGGCCGTGGCGGCGCTGTGGGACTCCTGGGAGGACGGCGCGCTGATCATGGACAAGGAGTCCGGCGAGTTCGCCGACCCGTCCAAGGTGCACCGCGTCGACCACGACGGGAAGTGGTTCACGGTCCGCGGGCCGCTGACGGTCCCGCGCAGCCCGCAGGGACGCCCGGCGATCCTGCAGGCCGGCTCGTCCGGGCGCGGGCGCGACTTCGCCGCGCAGTGGGCGGACATGATCTTCACCGCGGACCCCGGGCTGGAGACGGCGCGCAGCCACTACCGGGAGCAGAAGGAGCAGATCGCGGCGTCCGGGCGCGACCCGGAGCAGGTCAAGATGCTGCCGATGGCCTACGTCGTGGTCGGTGAGACCGAGGCGATCGCCAAGGAGAAGGAACGCCTCTTCCTCGACGCCTACGTCCACCCGCTGGCCTCCCTGGCGCTGCTGTCCGAGGTGCTCAACTACGACTTCGCCCAGCACGACCTCCACGACCCGGTGACGACGGAGATGATGGAGTCCAGCTCCGGCATCCGCGGGCTGGCCCAGGGCGTGGCGAAGCACCTCGACCGCGAGGTGACCGTCCGCGACCTCGCCGCGCACCGCGCGACGCTGCTGCAGGGACCGCGGTTCGTCGGCACCGGTGAGCAGGTCGCGGACCAGATGCAGGAGTGGTTCGAGTCCGGCGGCTGCGACGGGTTCGTGCTCGCCGCGACGCACCTGCCCGGCGCGTTCGAGGAGGTCGTGCGGATGGTGGTGCCGGTCCTGCAGGAGCGCGGGCTGTTCCGCACCGAGTACGCCGGGCCGACCCTGCGCGACCAGCTGGGGGTGCCCCGGCCGTGA
- a CDS encoding SLC13 family permease — translation MTLQIVALVVLVAAFVLGTVRPVNLGAIALGATFVIGILAAGLSTEDAVAGFPVELMLILVGVTYLFNVARANGTVDWLIAGAVRAVRGRTPFLPWIMFAMTALLSAIGAVFSPPIVAPIALAFAAKHRIPQPMMGIMVVHGAAAGSLSPISVYGVTVAGVLNQAGLPNDPWGLFALAFVASLVPAIGVFAVYGGFRLRRTAVPVAAAGAGPSEDAGDADPTPSMPRLTLDIALTATAIAGLLVGAVLDLDVGLLAITFAVLLGLYRHQHHPDAVRDIPWSVVLLVTGTITYVGVLQEIGAIDLLGDGALAIGAPVATVLLLGYLAGVVSAFASSAGTIAALTPLAVPLLQNSTLSVLAVVAVIAISATIVDVSPFSGNGAAVIANATPDQRDRVYRTQLLYGGGVVALAPLLLWLAIVLPTSAG, via the coding sequence GTGACCCTGCAGATCGTCGCGCTCGTCGTCCTCGTCGCGGCGTTCGTGCTGGGCACGGTGCGGCCGGTGAACCTGGGCGCGATCGCGCTCGGGGCGACGTTCGTGATCGGGATCCTCGCGGCCGGGCTGTCCACCGAGGACGCGGTCGCCGGGTTCCCGGTCGAGCTGATGCTGATCCTGGTCGGGGTCACGTACCTGTTCAACGTGGCCCGGGCCAACGGCACCGTGGACTGGCTGATCGCCGGCGCGGTCCGCGCGGTCCGCGGCCGCACCCCGTTCCTGCCGTGGATCATGTTCGCGATGACGGCGCTGCTGTCCGCGATCGGTGCCGTGTTCTCGCCGCCGATCGTCGCGCCGATCGCGCTGGCGTTCGCGGCGAAGCACCGGATCCCGCAGCCGATGATGGGGATCATGGTCGTGCACGGTGCGGCGGCCGGGTCGCTGTCGCCGATCAGCGTCTACGGGGTCACCGTGGCCGGGGTCCTGAACCAGGCCGGTCTCCCGAACGACCCGTGGGGCCTGTTCGCGCTCGCATTCGTCGCCAGCCTGGTCCCGGCGATCGGGGTGTTCGCGGTCTACGGCGGGTTCCGCCTGCGCCGCACGGCGGTGCCCGTCGCGGCCGCCGGGGCGGGCCCTTCGGAGGACGCCGGGGACGCCGACCCGACGCCGTCGATGCCGCGCCTGACGCTCGACATCGCGCTGACCGCGACGGCGATCGCGGGCCTGCTCGTCGGCGCCGTGCTCGACCTCGACGTCGGGCTGCTCGCGATCACGTTCGCGGTGCTGCTCGGCCTCTACCGCCACCAGCACCACCCCGACGCCGTCCGGGACATCCCGTGGTCGGTGGTCCTGCTGGTCACCGGCACGATCACCTACGTCGGGGTGCTGCAGGAGATCGGCGCCATCGACCTGCTCGGCGACGGCGCGCTCGCCATCGGCGCGCCGGTCGCGACGGTGCTGCTCCTCGGCTACCTCGCCGGCGTCGTCTCGGCGTTCGCCAGCTCGGCCGGCACGATCGCGGCCCTGACGCCGCTGGCCGTGCCGCTGCTGCAGAACAGCACGCTGTCGGTACTGGCCGTCGTCGCGGTGATCGCGATCTCGGCGACGATCGTCGACGTCAGCCCGTTCTCCGGCAACGGTGCGGCGGTGATCGCCAACGCGACGCCGGACCAGCGCGACCGCGTCTACCGCACCCAGCTGCTCTACGGCGGGGGAGTGGTGGCGCTGGCCCCGTTGCTGCTGTGGCTCGCGATCGTCCTCCCGACGTCGGCCGGCTGA
- a CDS encoding Lrp/AsnC family transcriptional regulator: MDLDRLDERIIAALVADSRRTYADLGDEVGLSAPAVKRRVDRLRAGGAVAGFTVRLDPAALGWAVEGYVELFCATSTSPETIRAAVARFPEVLEASTVSGEADAVLRLVASDMQHFERVLEQIGAEPFVARTRSVLVLSPLIRRPAQPLHS; the protein is encoded by the coding sequence GTGGACCTCGACCGGCTCGACGAGCGGATCATCGCGGCGCTGGTGGCCGACTCCCGGCGCACCTACGCCGACCTGGGGGACGAGGTGGGGCTCTCCGCCCCGGCGGTGAAGCGCCGGGTCGACCGGCTGCGGGCCGGTGGCGCGGTCGCGGGGTTCACGGTGCGCCTGGACCCGGCCGCGCTCGGCTGGGCGGTGGAGGGCTACGTCGAGCTGTTCTGCGCGACGAGCACGTCGCCGGAGACGATCCGTGCCGCCGTCGCACGGTTCCCGGAGGTCCTCGAGGCCAGCACGGTCTCCGGCGAGGCCGACGCCGTGCTGCGCCTGGTGGCGTCGGACATGCAGCACTTCGAGCGGGTCCTGGAGCAGATCGGGGCGGAGCCGTTCGTGGCCCGCACGCGGTCGGTGCTCGTGCTGTCCCCGCTGATCCGGCGGCCCGCGCAGCCCCTGCACTCCTGA
- the ddaH gene encoding dimethylargininase, with protein MTSVLTSATTRPDVPRTATRRRYLMCRPDHFAVEYVINPWMHPEVPVDRDLAVRQWETLRATYLELGHRVELLEPVAGLPDMVYTANGATVVDGTVLGARFRHAERAGEAAPHRDWFTAAGFTRVVEPRFVNEGEGDLLVVGDLLLAGTGFRTDPRAHDEAASVLGRTVLPLELVDPSFYHLDTAVAVLDATTIAWLPEAFSAASQRVLRERFPDAIVATPADAAVLGLNAVSDGRHVVLPVQAVDLVARIADRGFVPVGVDVSELLKGGGGPKCATLEIRS; from the coding sequence GTGACCAGCGTCCTGACCTCCGCCACCACCCGGCCCGACGTGCCCCGCACGGCCACCCGCCGGCGATACCTGATGTGCCGCCCCGACCACTTCGCCGTCGAGTACGTGATCAACCCGTGGATGCACCCGGAGGTCCCGGTCGACCGCGACCTCGCGGTCCGCCAGTGGGAGACGCTGCGTGCGACGTACCTGGAGCTCGGCCACCGCGTCGAGCTGCTCGAGCCCGTCGCGGGCCTGCCGGACATGGTCTACACCGCGAACGGCGCCACCGTCGTCGACGGCACCGTCCTCGGCGCCCGCTTCCGGCACGCCGAGCGGGCGGGGGAGGCCGCGCCGCACCGCGACTGGTTCACCGCGGCCGGGTTCACCCGCGTCGTCGAGCCGCGGTTCGTCAACGAGGGGGAGGGCGACCTCCTCGTCGTCGGAGACCTCCTCCTGGCCGGGACCGGTTTCCGCACCGACCCGCGCGCCCACGACGAGGCCGCCTCCGTCCTGGGCCGGACGGTGCTGCCGCTGGAGCTCGTCGACCCGAGCTTCTACCACCTCGACACCGCGGTCGCGGTCCTCGACGCGACGACGATCGCCTGGCTGCCGGAGGCGTTCTCGGCCGCGTCGCAGCGGGTGCTGCGCGAGCGGTTCCCGGACGCGATCGTCGCGACCCCGGCCGACGCCGCGGTGCTCGGTCTCAACGCCGTGAGCGACGGGCGCCACGTCGTCCTGCCGGTGCAGGCCGTCGATCTCGTCGCACGGATCGCCGACCGGGGGTTCGTCCCGGTCGGGGTCGACGTGTCCGAGCTGCTCAAGGGCGGTGGTGGACCCAAGTGCGCCACCCTGGAGATCCGGTCATGA
- the rocD gene encoding ornithine--oxo-acid transaminase codes for MTLTARPGAGPATGSTGDPVAPNYHPLPVTVADAEGAWVRDIDGRRYLDLLAGYSALNFGHRHPALVAAAHAQLDRVTLTSRAFGNDQLGPFCAELTALLGRDAVSSTTGRPTGTERPLTTVLPMNTGAEAVETGIKLARRWGYEVRGVPPGRARIVVAAGSFHGRTTTIVGFSTDPDARDGFGPFTPGFDVVPYGDAAALREAIGPDTVAVLLEPVQGEAGVVVPPAGYLPAVRAACDEAGILFVADEVQSGLGRTGALLATRAAGTEADVYLLGKALGGGIVPLSAVVADAAVLGVLGPGRHGSTFGGNPLACAVGRAVVALLADGGYTDRARTLGEVLHRGLATMVDRGAVAVRGTGLWAGIDVVPGARPDAGREVCEQMLRRGFLVKDTHGVTVRLSPPLVITSDELLAALDALGEVLAART; via the coding sequence ATGACGCTGACGGCCCGTCCGGGCGCCGGTCCGGCCACGGGCTCCACGGGCGACCCGGTCGCGCCCAACTACCACCCGCTGCCGGTGACGGTCGCCGACGCCGAGGGCGCATGGGTGCGCGACATCGATGGCCGCCGGTACCTGGACCTGCTCGCCGGCTACTCGGCGCTGAACTTCGGGCACCGCCACCCCGCCCTGGTCGCCGCCGCACACGCCCAGCTGGACCGGGTGACGCTCACCAGCCGGGCCTTCGGCAACGACCAGCTCGGCCCGTTCTGCGCGGAGCTCACGGCGTTGCTCGGCCGCGACGCCGTGTCGTCGACGACCGGGCGCCCGACGGGCACGGAGCGCCCGCTGACGACGGTGCTGCCGATGAACACCGGCGCCGAGGCCGTCGAGACCGGGATCAAGCTGGCCCGCCGGTGGGGCTACGAGGTCCGCGGTGTGCCGCCGGGCCGGGCCCGGATCGTCGTCGCCGCGGGGAGCTTCCACGGCCGCACCACCACGATCGTCGGGTTCTCCACCGACCCGGACGCCCGCGACGGCTTCGGCCCCTTCACCCCCGGCTTCGACGTCGTGCCCTACGGCGACGCCGCCGCGCTGCGGGAGGCGATCGGGCCGGACACCGTCGCGGTGCTGCTCGAACCGGTCCAGGGCGAGGCCGGGGTCGTCGTGCCGCCGGCCGGGTACCTGCCCGCCGTGCGCGCGGCCTGTGACGAGGCCGGGATCCTGTTCGTCGCCGACGAGGTCCAGTCCGGGCTCGGCCGCACCGGGGCGCTGCTCGCGACCCGCGCCGCCGGGACCGAGGCCGACGTGTACCTGCTGGGCAAGGCACTCGGCGGCGGGATCGTGCCGCTCTCGGCCGTCGTCGCCGACGCCGCCGTGCTCGGTGTGCTGGGACCCGGACGGCACGGCAGCACGTTCGGCGGGAACCCGCTGGCCTGCGCCGTCGGGCGCGCGGTCGTCGCGCTCCTCGCCGACGGCGGGTACACCGACCGTGCCCGGACGCTGGGGGAGGTCCTGCACCGGGGGCTGGCCACGATGGTCGACCGCGGCGCCGTCGCCGTCCGCGGGACGGGGCTGTGGGCGGGGATCGACGTCGTTCCCGGCGCACGCCCGGACGCCGGGCGGGAGGTGTGCGAGCAGATGCTGCGCCGCGGGTTCCTGGTCAAGGACACCCACGGTGTGACGGTCCGGCTCTCGCCCCCGCTCGTGATCACCTCCGACGAGCTGCTCGCAGCGCTCGACGCACTGGGGGAGGTGCTGGCGGCGAGGACCTAG
- a CDS encoding DUF5313 family protein: protein MRRPDPFHWIAYAFGAGLPARNREWVLHDVTAPSWWLRHLARATVQLIPLLVLLYLVVPGPPWVRLMGALAGALIGYFYSVAYMNESAETRVGKAGYPVGSAAATREARRAPDDEEARRRYNAQWRD, encoded by the coding sequence ATGCGCCGTCCCGACCCGTTCCACTGGATCGCCTACGCGTTCGGAGCCGGGCTGCCGGCGCGGAACCGCGAGTGGGTCCTGCACGACGTCACGGCGCCGTCCTGGTGGCTGCGCCACCTCGCCCGCGCCACCGTGCAGCTGATACCGCTGCTGGTGCTCCTCTACCTGGTCGTCCCCGGCCCGCCCTGGGTCCGGCTGATGGGAGCCCTGGCCGGTGCGCTGATCGGCTACTTCTACTCCGTGGCCTACATGAACGAGTCCGCCGAGACCCGTGTCGGCAAGGCCGGCTACCCCGTCGGCAGCGCCGCCGCGACCCGCGAGGCCCGCCGCGCCCCCGACGACGAGGAGGCCCGCCGCCGCTACAACGCGCAGTGGCGGGACTAG
- a CDS encoding maleylpyruvate isomerase N-terminal domain-containing protein, translating to MTAADPLIRERYLHSIATDGAEIGRRCREHPDRTVPTCPDWTGADLLAHLCGFAMWVDDLHAGRVAMTGPTPVVDPATAVRDYDTRLDSLGALLRDNRAVVPNWSVAPDDAEFWPRRAAQDIAVHRVDAARLVTDDPDPVPADVALDGVHEYLDVFVATAFAGGAAPESDATLELAVTDLGHTLRRDLPRPGPVTTLRGTASDLLLGLWHRRDPLELFVSGDRALVETWPHI from the coding sequence ATGACTGCGGCTGACCCGCTCATCCGTGAGCGCTACCTGCACAGCATCGCCACCGACGGCGCCGAGATCGGCCGGCGGTGCCGGGAGCACCCCGACCGCACCGTCCCGACCTGTCCGGACTGGACGGGCGCCGACCTGCTCGCGCACCTCTGCGGGTTCGCGATGTGGGTCGACGACCTGCACGCCGGCCGGGTCGCGATGACCGGCCCGACCCCGGTCGTCGACCCCGCGACCGCCGTGCGGGACTACGACACCCGTCTCGACTCCCTGGGTGCGCTGCTGCGGGACAACCGTGCGGTGGTGCCGAACTGGTCGGTCGCGCCGGACGACGCCGAGTTCTGGCCGCGCCGCGCGGCCCAGGACATCGCGGTCCACCGCGTCGACGCGGCACGCCTGGTGACCGACGACCCGGACCCGGTACCGGCCGACGTCGCGCTCGACGGCGTCCACGAGTACCTCGACGTGTTCGTCGCGACCGCGTTCGCGGGCGGCGCGGCCCCGGAGTCCGACGCCACCCTGGAGCTGGCCGTCACCGACCTCGGTCACACCCTCCGCCGCGACCTGCCGCGGCCCGGACCGGTCACGACACTGCGCGGTACCGCCTCCGACCTGCTGCTCGGCCTCTGGCACCGGCGCGACCCGCTGGAGCTGTTCGTCTCCGGCGACCGGGCCCTCGTCGAGACCTGGCCACACATCTGA
- a CDS encoding MarR family winged helix-turn-helix transcriptional regulator yields the protein MPEPALDPDELAERLAGIYLVVGPLYRRVLRLVERDGAEDGVPAGLRAVLDLLRRNGPMTVPQMGRAQSLSRQFVQRTVNDALGSGLVELVDNPAHRRSRLVALTGEGQHRIDAVVGREHAQLREVGGDIGAADVDACMKVLTRMLAALDDADIE from the coding sequence ATGCCCGAACCCGCGCTCGACCCCGACGAGCTCGCCGAACGTCTGGCCGGGATCTACCTCGTGGTGGGGCCGCTCTACCGGCGGGTGCTGCGCCTCGTCGAGCGCGACGGCGCGGAGGACGGGGTGCCGGCGGGACTGCGCGCGGTGCTGGACCTGCTGCGCCGCAACGGGCCGATGACGGTCCCGCAGATGGGCCGGGCCCAGTCGCTGAGCCGTCAGTTCGTGCAGCGCACCGTCAACGACGCCCTCGGCTCGGGTCTGGTCGAGCTCGTCGACAACCCGGCGCACCGCCGTTCCCGGCTGGTCGCGCTGACCGGGGAGGGGCAGCACCGCATCGACGCCGTCGTGGGACGGGAGCACGCGCAGCTGCGGGAGGTCGGCGGGGACATCGGCGCCGCCGACGTCGACGCCTGCATGAAGGTCCTCACCCGGATGCTCGCCGCGCTGGACGACGCCGACATCGAGTAG
- a CDS encoding DUF1990 family protein, with the protein MLPEFGMVDIDHSELDALKHRSINFDHADSPTDDDHGDWHVDLGVAAVGTEAPGPPEPDGVWETACRIVRDYQFTDHGRLRGIFRPSDELMGRDMLLQGRFAMMRFYLGVRVTDIVDTEQDGHRVWGWTYETLEGHLEQGRLTYEVDKDLATGDVVFRIRAFSRRSPVPNPFYRFGFTIFGRAVQLEFYHHAGQRIRDLVAAHRRGEPVPRPTEEADGEGDGVVVAPHDSPTPWSDRVAIHVRHPGA; encoded by the coding sequence GTGCTGCCCGAGTTCGGCATGGTCGACATCGACCACTCCGAGCTCGACGCCCTCAAGCACCGCTCGATCAACTTCGACCACGCCGACTCCCCCACCGACGACGACCACGGCGACTGGCACGTCGACCTCGGTGTCGCCGCCGTCGGTACCGAGGCACCGGGCCCACCGGAGCCCGACGGCGTCTGGGAGACCGCGTGCCGGATCGTGCGCGACTACCAGTTCACCGACCACGGACGTCTGCGCGGGATCTTCCGCCCGTCGGACGAGCTGATGGGCCGGGACATGCTCCTGCAGGGCCGGTTCGCGATGATGCGGTTCTACCTGGGCGTCCGCGTCACCGACATCGTCGACACCGAGCAGGACGGGCACCGGGTCTGGGGTTGGACCTACGAGACCCTCGAGGGGCACCTGGAACAGGGCCGCCTGACCTACGAGGTGGACAAGGACCTCGCCACCGGCGACGTCGTGTTCCGGATCCGGGCGTTCTCCCGCCGGTCCCCGGTGCCGAACCCGTTCTACCGGTTCGGTTTCACGATCTTCGGCCGGGCGGTGCAGCTGGAGTTCTACCACCATGCGGGGCAGCGGATCCGCGATCTCGTGGCCGCCCACCGGCGCGGTGAGCCGGTCCCCCGCCCCACCGAGGAGGCCGACGGCGAGGGCGACGGCGTCGTCGTCGCGCCGCACGACAGCCCGACGCCGTGGTCGGACCGGGTCGCGATCCACGTCCGGCACCCGGGCGCCTGA
- a CDS encoding DUF1990 family protein, whose amino-acid sequence MVRRRSPVTGTAGSRRVGALLRWPVGIVLVSWRYFWRTTPIHRSETGGDRDDLPPGLPAGVTDDRIQQVQDGYGPLLHRTYGVRITGSPMSPEQLMARLAANPDGWSPEFAVFRRTAGTDGAMDVGDEFLIRMPGPWDGPVRVIASDPTGFTFATLRGHLEAGRIEFRTGRDESGLRFDIESWARPGDRMSHILYNRVRVAKEVQLNMWTHACIRAAKLADGRPDGGVTVRTRRLDDV is encoded by the coding sequence ATGGTCCGACGTCGTTCTCCCGTCACCGGCACCGCCGGGTCCCGCCGGGTCGGCGCGTTGCTGCGCTGGCCGGTCGGCATCGTCCTGGTGTCCTGGCGCTACTTCTGGCGCACCACCCCGATCCACCGCTCCGAGACCGGCGGCGACCGCGACGACCTGCCGCCCGGCCTCCCGGCCGGCGTCACCGACGACCGCATCCAGCAGGTGCAGGACGGCTACGGCCCGCTGCTGCACCGCACCTACGGCGTGCGGATCACCGGCTCGCCGATGTCGCCCGAGCAGCTCATGGCGCGCCTGGCCGCGAACCCGGACGGCTGGTCGCCGGAGTTCGCGGTGTTCCGCCGCACCGCCGGCACGGACGGCGCGATGGACGTCGGCGACGAGTTCCTGATCCGGATGCCCGGCCCCTGGGACGGACCCGTCCGGGTGATCGCCTCCGACCCGACGGGCTTCACCTTCGCCACCCTGCGCGGGCACCTGGAGGCCGGGCGGATCGAGTTCCGCACCGGCCGCGACGAGAGCGGGCTGCGGTTCGACATCGAGTCCTGGGCGCGGCCCGGGGACCGGATGTCACACATCCTCTACAACCGGGTCCGGGTCGCGAAGGAGGTGCAGCTCAACATGTGGACACACGCGTGCATCCGCGCCGCGAAGCTCGCCGACGGCCGTCCCGACGGTGGCGTCACCGTCCGCACCCGCAGGCTCGACGACGTGTGA